From one Oncorhynchus keta strain PuntledgeMale-10-30-2019 chromosome 30, Oket_V2, whole genome shotgun sequence genomic stretch:
- the LOC118383093 gene encoding transforming growth factor beta activator LRRC32-like — MIRPTTFSLVLLLYCSLSHSLTQFNTVTGRIPDDQQETTSWRFRNLSSVPEGLDVRLRELDLSDNVIRHINSQSLALPSLLRLDLSYNQLEIISEGAFRDVAQLQELNLARNALSHNVDSTSRALVSLHRLRRLDISLNGLDDDTAGLYLRDKSILERLDLTGNGLTRLTPKLFAESLSVRSIRIENNLITAIEEGTFEPLKKLKILNLARNNLVYICDFKLHHVKLLNLSRNSIEFFVTREDGHPYELEILDLSFNNLLYFPMVPKTNRLRYLHLQSNMVGTLETDTLISEADSLYRELTSEDEVNDAVDNNNIYSNWKLMPLVYMDLSSNHFRSLPVETLSHLTSLVTLNLSKNCLQDISYNTTKGGNGHVGGSHQPSLTFPSLRYFDLQNNGLRQLSTFFLEALPNIETLNLKENSVRPCDPKDQLGPSETTRVSLNSMSPCVSFWNIKTLRSLDLQDNGIKALHQNTFEGTPLVSLNLASNVDIIFDIGALEGLQSSLQSLSISGNSMTTSALSLPCLKALRRLNMSNNNIDVLPGIISCSPLTELDLRNNGLTSMSESVVDRLSLYLDVLYVSGNSFNCCDTKWLKALNKETVNIPDLDHAVCLSVNGTLLTGLLPNHSLHCSLELSPKITEPNLGQIIIIILFVSTVLITLVVFVKKVCCNTGSLIV, encoded by the exons atgATCAGACCTACAACATTCAGCTTAGTGCTACTGCtgtactgctctctgtctcacagTCTCACACAGTTCAACACTGTGACTGGAAGGATACCTGATGACCAACAG GAGACGACTTCCTGGAGGTTCAGGAACCTATCATCTGTTCCTGAGGGGCTGGACGTGAGGCTGAGGGAGCTGGATCTGTCCGACAACGTTATAAGACATATAAACAGCCAGAGTCTGGCTCTTCCATCCCTACTGAGACTGGACCTCAGCTACAACCAGCTGGAGATCATATCTGAAGGGGCTTTCAGAGATGTGGCCCAGCTTCAAGAGCTGAACTTGGCCAGGAATGCATTGAGCCACAATGTGGACAGTACCAGCCGAGCTCTTGTGTCTCTCCACCGACTGAGGAGGTTGGATATCTCTCTGAACGGTCTGGATGATGACACGGCGGGACTTTACCTTCGTGACAAATCAATTCTAGAACGCCTAGATCTCACGGGCAACGGTTTGACGCGACTCACGCCCAAGCTGTTTGCAGAGAGCCTGAGCGTGAGAAGCATTCGCATCGAGAACAATCTGATCACGGCAATAGAGGAGGGAACGTTTGAACCGTTGAAGAAACTCAAGATCTTAAATTTAGCCAGAAATAATCTAGTCTACATCTGTGATTTTAAACTCCATCACGTGAAACTGTTGAATCTTAGCAGGAATTCCATAGAGTTCTTTGTCACCCGTGAAGACGGTCACCCATACGAGCTGGAGATCTTAGATCTGAGCTTCAACAACCTCCTCTATTTCCCCATGGTCCCCAAGACCAACCGGTTGAGATACCTCCACCTACAGAGCAACATGGTGGGGACCTTAGAGACAGACACCTTAATATCAGAGGCAGACTCTCTGTACAGAGAACTAACAAGTGAAGATGAGGTAAATGATGCTGtagacaacaacaacatataCTCTAACTGGAAACTGATGCCGTTAGTTTACATGGACCTCAGTAGTAACCACTTCAGGTCTCTACCTGTGGAGACTCTGAGCCATCTGACGTCTTTGGTGacgctgaacctcagcaagaacTGTCTACAGGACATCAGCTATAACACAACGAAGGGAGGCAATGGCCATGTTGGAGGCTCCCACCAACCTTCCTTGACCTTTCCGTCTCTACGCTACTTCGACCTGCAGAACAACGGTCTTCGACAACTCTCCACCTTCTTCCTGGAAGCCCTACCAAACATAGAGACATTAAACCTGAAGGAGAACTCTGTGAGGCCTTGTGATCCAAAGGACCAACTGGGACCATCTGAGACAACGAGAGTTAGTCTTAATAGTATGTCCCCTTGTGTTTCCTTCTGGAATATCAAAACTCTGAGAAGTCTAGATCTCCAAGACAACGGGATCAAAGCACTCCATCAGAACACATTTGAAGGAACCCCTTTGGTTTCTCTCAACCTGGCCAGTAATGTAGATATAATCTTTGATATTGGCGCTCTAGAAGGGTTGCAGAGTAGTCTCCAGTCTCTGAGTATCAGTGGGAACAGCATGACAACCTCTGCCTTGTCTCTGCCTTGTCTGAAAGCATTGAGACGACTCAACATGTCCAACAACAACATAGACGTCCTCCCAGGCATCATCAGCTGTTCTCCTTTGACGGAGCTTGACCTGAGAAATAACGGGCTAACGTCTATGAGTGAATCTGTGGTTGATCGTTTGTCTCTATATCTTGATGTGTTGTATGTCAGTGGCAACTCTTTCAACTGCTGTGACACCAAATGGCTCAAAGCCCTAAACAAAGAGACAGTGAATATTCCGGACCTTGACCATGCTGTGTGCCTCAGTGTCAATGGTACTCTGTTGACTGGCCTTCTGCCTAACCATTCACTGCACTGTTCATTGGAACTTAGCCCAAAGATAACAGAACCAAACCTTgggcaaataataataataattttgttTGTGTCGACAGTATTGATAACATTAGTTGTATTTGTGAAGAAGGTTTGTTGCAACACGGGGTCATTAATTGTGTAA
- the LOC118380241 gene encoding tumor necrosis factor ligand superfamily member 13B-like isoform X1 encodes MLYYALLLVSTLTVSFSFFLVYKVAVLEDDIYKLRGDISNLKPHSKESPDGMITGMSRTWERSKQVASLNSQQQRQTEKDSQTLCSSTASSLRMKREQAGCSGGTAVVQQSFLQLSANTKEQPFVRGNVTVIPWIVALHQGEAISSTGDRIIIQQEGFFIVFGQVLFQSPGTIMGHIVRSRGTDQRSTELLRCLQEMPQTNCANTCHTGGMVKLEREDELELVIPDRPQAQVSMDADSTFFGIIRLN; translated from the exons ATGCTGTACTATGCTTTACTATTAGTCTCTACATTAACTGTGTCCTTTAGCTTCTTCCTTGTATACAAAGTGGCAGTTCTAGAAGATGACATCTACAAACTCAGAGGAGATATTTCAAACCTAAAGCCACATTCTAAAGAATCCCCAGACGGGATGATAACTGGTATGTCCAGAACATGGGAG AGATCAAAGCAAGTGGCTTCCCTAAATTCCCAGcaacagagacagacggagaaaGACTCTCAGACTCTGTGTTCCTCGACAGCATCCTCTCTGAGAATGAAACGGGAGCAGGCCGGCTGTAGTGGAGGTACAGCAG TAGTTCAGCAGTCGTTTCTGCAGCTGTCAGCCAACACAAAGGAACAGCCATTTGTCAGAG GAAATGTGACGGTGATTCCTTGGATAGTTGCCTTGCATCAAGGGGAGGCCATCTCTTCCACTGGAGACAGAATCATCATCCAACAAGAAGGATTCTTCATAGTGTTTGGCCAG GTGTTGTTCCAGAGTCCAGGCACCATCATGGGTCACATAGTGCGTAGTCGAGGAACCGATCAGAGATCCACAGAGCTGCTCCGCTGTCTACAGGAGATGCCCCAGACCAACTGTGCCAATACCTGCCACACTGGAG GCATGGTGAAGCTGGAGAGAGAAGACGAGCTGGAGCTGGTGATCCCAGATCGACCCCAAGCCCAGGTCTCCATGGACGCAGACTCAACCTTCTTTGGCATCATACGGCTGAACTGA
- the LOC118380241 gene encoding tumor necrosis factor ligand superfamily member 13B-like isoform X2 gives MLYYALLLVSTLTVSFSFFLVYKVAVLEDDIYKLRGDISNLKPHSKESPDGMITGMSRTWERSKQVASLNSQQQRQTEKDSQTLCSSTASSLRMKREQAGCSGGTAVQQSFLQLSANTKEQPFVRGNVTVIPWIVALHQGEAISSTGDRIIIQQEGFFIVFGQVLFQSPGTIMGHIVRSRGTDQRSTELLRCLQEMPQTNCANTCHTGGMVKLEREDELELVIPDRPQAQVSMDADSTFFGIIRLN, from the exons ATGCTGTACTATGCTTTACTATTAGTCTCTACATTAACTGTGTCCTTTAGCTTCTTCCTTGTATACAAAGTGGCAGTTCTAGAAGATGACATCTACAAACTCAGAGGAGATATTTCAAACCTAAAGCCACATTCTAAAGAATCCCCAGACGGGATGATAACTGGTATGTCCAGAACATGGGAG AGATCAAAGCAAGTGGCTTCCCTAAATTCCCAGcaacagagacagacggagaaaGACTCTCAGACTCTGTGTTCCTCGACAGCATCCTCTCTGAGAATGAAACGGGAGCAGGCCGGCTGTAGTGGAGGTACAGCAG TTCAGCAGTCGTTTCTGCAGCTGTCAGCCAACACAAAGGAACAGCCATTTGTCAGAG GAAATGTGACGGTGATTCCTTGGATAGTTGCCTTGCATCAAGGGGAGGCCATCTCTTCCACTGGAGACAGAATCATCATCCAACAAGAAGGATTCTTCATAGTGTTTGGCCAG GTGTTGTTCCAGAGTCCAGGCACCATCATGGGTCACATAGTGCGTAGTCGAGGAACCGATCAGAGATCCACAGAGCTGCTCCGCTGTCTACAGGAGATGCCCCAGACCAACTGTGCCAATACCTGCCACACTGGAG GCATGGTGAAGCTGGAGAGAGAAGACGAGCTGGAGCTGGTGATCCCAGATCGACCCCAAGCCCAGGTCTCCATGGACGCAGACTCAACCTTCTTTGGCATCATACGGCTGAACTGA